The Desulfuromonadales bacterium genomic sequence CGCAAGGCCGATACGGCCATGTACCACGCCAAAGGCCAGGGGAAGAACCGCTACCAGTTTTTCACGACCGAGATGAATCGCCGGGCGCAGGAGCGGATGGCCCTGCAAACCGACCTGCGCCGGGCCCTGGAGCGGCACGAATTCCTCGTTCATTACCAGCCGAAGATCTGCATCGGCACCGGCGAAGTGACCGGCGTGGAAGCGCTGCTGCGTTGGCAGAAGCCGGAAGACGGGCTGGTGCCGCCGGCATCCTTCATCCCTCTGGCGGAGGAGACCGGCCTGATCGTGCCGATCGGCGAGCGAGTGCTGCGACTCGCCTGCACCCAGGCGAAGGCCTGGCAGGCCGAGGGCATCCCCCACCTCCCCGTGGCGGTCAACCTGTCGGCCGTCCAGTTCAGCGAAGAGGGTCTGGTCGGAACGGTGCGACGCATCCTTACGGAGACGGGCCTCGACCCTGCCGGCCTGGAGCTGGAGATCACCGAAAGCGCCATCATGAAGGAGAGCGAAACCGCCATTGCCATGCTGAAGGCGATGCGGGAGATGGGGATCCGGATCACGATGGATGACTTCGGCACCGGCTATTCCTCCCTGAGCTACCTGAAACGCTTCCCGATCAGCAGCCTGAAAATCGACCGCTCGTTCATCGCCGAGGTCCTGAGCAACGGCGACGATGCCGAGATCATCCGAGCCATCATCGCCATGTCCCACCGGATGAAGCTGAAGGTCGTCGCCGAGGGAGTGGAAACCGCTGAACAACTGGAGTTTCTGCGCCGGGAAGGGTGTGACGAGGCCCAGGGGTATTACTTCGCCCGACCGATGCCGGCGGCAGAATTCAGCCGGTGGTTTCAGGCGAGGAGAAAACCATGATTCAGTAAAATTCCTCGCGGTAGTCGGGAACTTCGGCATACCAGTCGGGGAATTGCCGGGCTCTGGCCTGCGCCGCCTCGACCTCGGCAAGGAGCCGCTGGCGATCCTTGGGGTAGCTGCCGGCCAGCTGCAGGAAATTGGAAACATGGTTGGAGCGCAGGATGGTTTTGCGCGGAGAGA encodes the following:
- a CDS encoding EAL domain-containing protein, producing HSDTVARMGGDEFVIVLRNVTCSENVALVARGIVDSLSRPFLLEDRRVFLTVSIGIAFYPLDGRDTDELLRKADTAMYHAKGQGKNRYQFFTTEMNRRAQERMALQTDLRRALERHEFLVHYQPKICIGTGEVTGVEALLRWQKPEDGLVPPASFIPLAEETGLIVPIGERVLRLACTQAKAWQAEGIPHLPVAVNLSAVQFSEEGLVGTVRRILTETGLDPAGLELEITESAIMKESETAIAMLKAMREMGIRITMDDFGTGYSSLSYLKRFPISSLKIDRSFIAEVLSNGDDAEIIRAIIAMSHRMKLKVVAEGVETAEQLEFLRREGCDEAQGYYFARPMPAAEFSRWFQARRKP